One genomic segment of Nitrospiraceae bacterium includes these proteins:
- a CDS encoding FHA domain-containing protein, whose protein sequence is MPHTATAQAKLLVKLHGQASKMIDLVTEGFAIGRKADNDLSIDDQSISSHHARISKVQSVFFIEDLKSTNGTSVNEKRIDRHQLRDGDIISIGQHRLIFQDISEAETTPVAASMDMDKTMVLVGGSQLQTPAAPAARLLVTSGKTDQMEYTLAKQVALIGSQEDATIRLTGWFAPKSAARVTRRGIQYSISPTQNAKKILVNGKEVVTQQELKNGDQIEVAGVTLSFFLTPPSKTQPR, encoded by the coding sequence ATGCCGCACACTGCCACCGCACAGGCGAAACTGCTCGTCAAATTGCACGGCCAAGCTTCGAAGATGATTGACCTCGTGACAGAGGGCTTTGCCATCGGACGCAAGGCTGATAATGATCTTTCGATCGACGACCAGAGCATCTCGAGTCACCACGCACGAATCAGTAAGGTACAGTCGGTCTTTTTTATTGAAGACTTGAAGAGCACGAATGGCACGTCCGTCAATGAGAAGCGAATCGATCGGCATCAGCTGCGAGATGGAGACATTATCTCGATCGGCCAACACCGTCTGATCTTTCAAGATATCAGCGAGGCTGAAACTACCCCCGTCGCCGCATCCATGGATATGGACAAGACGATGGTTCTCGTGGGGGGGAGTCAACTTCAGACTCCGGCTGCTCCGGCCGCACGCCTCTTGGTGACGTCGGGCAAAACCGATCAGATGGAATACACCCTGGCGAAACAGGTGGCACTCATTGGATCTCAAGAGGATGCGACGATTCGCCTGACTGGATGGTTCGCGCCCAAATCTGCTGCACGCGTGACCCGTCGAGGGATTCAATACTCCATCAGTCCGACACAGAATGCGAAGAAAATTCTGGTGAATGGAAAGGAGGTTGTCACGCAGCAGGAACTCAAAAACGGGGACCAGATAGAGGTGGCGGGTGTCACCCTCTCGTTTTTCCTCACGCCTCCTTCCAAAACCCAGCCTCGGTAG
- a CDS encoding molybdenum cofactor biosynthesis protein MoaE: MVTVRLFGMTKALAGNQGALSLNLLNGRRVKDLVSMIETGYPAIGELILKKKILLSVNQEIAHEDTTIHDGDEVALLPPFAGGCPMDQVHDDAEFVRVQREDFSVDKEIDRVRSRSKRIGGISIFLGTARDRSKGRDVDSITFEHYEGMAQKKLREIRERALKDFDVLEVLILHRYGEIGIGENIVLIVVGAEHRAEAFRACKWTIDELKQITPIWKLEHTPEGEVWVEEHP, encoded by the coding sequence GTGGTCACAGTCCGGCTTTTCGGGATGACGAAGGCGTTGGCGGGAAATCAAGGCGCATTGTCCTTGAACCTCCTGAATGGGCGACGGGTGAAAGACCTTGTGAGCATGATCGAGACTGGATATCCGGCGATCGGGGAACTGATCCTTAAGAAAAAAATTCTCCTATCGGTAAACCAGGAAATCGCGCACGAGGACACGACGATTCACGATGGCGACGAGGTAGCGCTCCTGCCGCCGTTCGCAGGGGGATGTCCCATGGATCAGGTCCATGACGATGCTGAGTTCGTCCGGGTGCAGCGGGAGGATTTCTCTGTGGACAAGGAGATCGACCGCGTCCGAAGCCGGTCGAAGCGGATCGGCGGGATCTCGATCTTTCTCGGGACGGCGCGAGATCGATCGAAAGGCCGGGATGTGGACAGTATCACCTTCGAACATTACGAAGGCATGGCGCAGAAAAAGCTTCGAGAAATTCGTGAACGGGCGCTCAAAGATTTCGACGTGCTTGAAGTGCTGATTCTCCACCGTTACGGAGAAATCGGGATCGGCGAGAATATTGTGCTGATCGTGGTCGGGGCCGAGCATCGAGCCGAAGCGTTTCGGGCATGCAAATGGACGATCGACGAGTTGAAGCAGATCACCCCAATCTGGAAGTTGGAACACACACCTGAGGGGGAGGTCTGGGTCGAGGAGCATCCCTGA
- a CDS encoding SH3 domain-containing protein — protein sequence MAAYTDCVTMPGTPFQWSLLFARQPEPDLEFTEEELEQTTATRPMSPKRPGKKSGGGRPIMWVLLLILVGGIAYVAMEPEMLTEVLNPILGESAPVAGPSPRVVSPKPQPPATLAPAPVPAPATAPEPAPTAAVPAPPAPAMTQPAAVPTPPVPPVATAVPMFAEGQKVTVTTDPMAPAEGITLTMDSSGAKPGAVVKPGVTLTVLDGELQGNGWVYSVRTDEGIKGWVPEKRLRLKF from the coding sequence ATGGCGGCCTACACAGATTGCGTGACTATGCCAGGGACTCCCTTTCAATGGAGCCTCCTGTTTGCTCGTCAGCCGGAACCGGACTTGGAGTTCACCGAAGAGGAACTCGAACAAACCACGGCCACACGGCCGATGTCGCCAAAGAGACCAGGCAAGAAGTCCGGCGGAGGCCGACCCATCATGTGGGTGTTGCTGCTGATCCTTGTTGGCGGTATCGCCTATGTTGCCATGGAACCGGAGATGCTGACGGAGGTACTGAACCCCATCTTAGGTGAAAGCGCCCCCGTGGCAGGTCCGTCTCCACGTGTGGTGAGTCCCAAGCCCCAACCTCCTGCGACCCTGGCTCCAGCTCCGGTTCCGGCTCCAGCCACGGCTCCAGAGCCAGCGCCGACTGCTGCAGTTCCTGCGCCGCCGGCTCCAGCGATGACGCAACCCGCGGCAGTACCAACACCACCTGTGCCGCCAGTAGCCACAGCCGTTCCTATGTTTGCCGAAGGACAGAAAGTCACCGTCACGACAGATCCGATGGCGCCGGCCGAAGGCATCACGCTCACCATGGATTCCTCGGGAGCGAAACCCGGCGCCGTCGTGAAGCCGGGCGTGACGCTCACGGTCTTGGACGGAGAGCTACAAGGAAACGGTTGGGTCTATTCGGTTCGAACCGATGAGGGCATCAAAGGGTGGGTGCCGGAGAAACGTCTTCGGTTGAAATTCTGA
- the moaC gene encoding cyclic pyranopterin monophosphate synthase MoaC, producing MAEFTHFNEAGRARMVDVSAKDATERVATAQAKVLLQPETLEKIQRGKIAKGDVLSVAQVAGVMGAKKTPDLVPMCHPILLTSVDISFKEETQPDREGRCSITITATVKTTGPTGVEMEALTAASVAALTIYDMCKAIDRGMSFSEVCLLSKSGGRSGTFTRA from the coding sequence ATGGCTGAGTTCACGCACTTCAACGAAGCGGGTCGTGCTCGGATGGTCGATGTCAGCGCGAAGGATGCAACCGAGCGGGTTGCCACGGCGCAGGCAAAGGTTCTCCTCCAGCCGGAAACTCTTGAAAAGATCCAACGCGGCAAGATTGCAAAAGGCGATGTCTTGTCGGTCGCTCAGGTTGCCGGGGTCATGGGGGCAAAAAAGACCCCGGATCTCGTTCCCATGTGTCATCCCATTCTCCTCACCAGTGTGGACATCTCCTTCAAAGAAGAGACGCAGCCGGATCGAGAAGGCCGTTGCTCGATCACGATCACGGCGACAGTCAAGACGACCGGACCCACCGGCGTGGAAATGGAAGCCCTGACTGCTGCGTCGGTGGCGGCGCTTACAATCTACGACATGTGCAAGGCAATTGATCGGGGCATGAGCTTCAGTGAAGTGTGTTTGCTTTCCAAATCCGGAGGCAGGTCCGGTACGTTTACTAGGGCCTAG
- a CDS encoding PHP domain-containing protein, giving the protein MGCIDLHLHTTHSDGSLRPADVLTLAQKAGVSALAITDHDIMDGLPEAMAVGTQLGIEVLPGVEISSFDGKGELHILGYCLNWRDEKLQSRLAVLRASRHRRNPLIVERLQAMGLELTYDEVRALAGTESVGRPHIARVLMEKGYVTSAKEAFDRYLAEGRPGYVARELPSPAEAISWIKEAQGVAVLAHPTWVKESDTALPAFVRALKDNGLGGIEVHYSTHTQQQTMRFLELAKQFDLLVTGGSDFHGLTKPDIEVGVGRGSLKVPEQLLAPLKEAATRS; this is encoded by the coding sequence ATGGGCTGCATTGACCTCCATCTCCATACCACGCACTCTGACGGGAGCCTGCGACCAGCCGATGTTCTTACCCTCGCCCAGAAAGCGGGGGTCTCGGCACTGGCGATCACGGACCACGACATCATGGACGGTCTCCCCGAAGCGATGGCGGTAGGGACTCAACTCGGAATCGAGGTACTTCCCGGCGTGGAAATCAGCTCCTTTGACGGTAAAGGCGAGCTTCATATTCTTGGCTATTGCCTCAACTGGCGGGATGAAAAGCTCCAGAGCCGCTTAGCCGTGCTGCGTGCCAGCCGGCACCGTCGCAACCCACTCATCGTCGAACGGCTCCAGGCGATGGGGCTGGAGCTCACCTATGACGAAGTCAGGGCCTTGGCAGGAACAGAATCTGTCGGCCGGCCGCATATTGCCCGAGTCTTGATGGAGAAAGGATACGTAACCTCTGCTAAAGAAGCCTTCGACCGCTATCTTGCAGAAGGCCGACCGGGGTATGTTGCACGTGAGTTACCGAGCCCAGCTGAAGCCATTAGCTGGATCAAGGAGGCACAGGGCGTCGCAGTGTTGGCCCATCCTACCTGGGTGAAAGAATCTGATACCGCCTTGCCTGCATTCGTCCGAGCCCTCAAAGACAATGGGCTCGGCGGTATCGAAGTCCATTACAGCACCCATACGCAACAGCAGACCATGCGGTTCCTCGAACTTGCCAAACAGTTCGACCTATTGGTCACAGGAGGAAGCGACTTCCATGGGCTGACCAAACCTGACATCGAGGTAGGGGTAGGTCGTGGAAGTCTAAAAGTTCCAGAACAGTTGCTCGCTCCCTTGAAGGAAGCGGCAACGCGGTCGTGA
- a CDS encoding secondary thiamine-phosphate synthase enzyme YjbQ, whose amino-acid sequence MKSYREELWFETKTRRAFVNITPQVEAAVQKSGVLEGLVLVNAMHITASVYINDDEPGLLHDYERFLETIAPQSATYRHNETGEDNADAHIKRQLMGREVVVAITKGRLDFGPWEQIFYGEFDGRRRKRVLIKVIGE is encoded by the coding sequence ATGAAATCCTACCGAGAAGAACTTTGGTTTGAGACAAAGACACGGCGCGCGTTCGTAAACATTACTCCTCAGGTTGAGGCTGCCGTCCAGAAAAGTGGCGTCCTGGAAGGACTCGTCCTCGTCAATGCCATGCACATTACGGCGAGTGTGTATATCAACGACGATGAGCCGGGACTGCTCCACGATTACGAGCGGTTTCTCGAAACCATCGCTCCGCAATCAGCGACCTACCGCCACAACGAGACCGGCGAGGATAATGCCGATGCTCACATCAAACGGCAATTGATGGGGCGGGAAGTTGTGGTGGCGATTACGAAGGGCCGGCTGGATTTTGGTCCATGGGAGCAAATCTTCTACGGAGAATTCGACGGACGCAGACGCAAGCGAGTGCTGATCAAGGTGATCGGTGAATGA
- a CDS encoding dihydroneopterin aldolase — translation MARQIIIERLEFQGCCGVTAEERHRPQPLAIDLELECEVEPGHVPDNVQDVVDYAQVIERIVELGTTQVCILLETLGEHILTMLFTEFPVDRVKLWLRKLAPPLLYSTGSVGVQMDRTRMAHPLHLPDATAARFLTQQLHWLPKGRALDVAAGSGRNALYLASHGFQVDALDRDEQRLANLAAMAKQQNLPGLSVQTVDLERSTDDRPEFPKSTYDVILVFFYLHRPLFPWLIEALKPNGVLIYETFSIENYFRHHHPRRWEFCLAQNELLRLTSDLRVLSYDEGEHNGDHGLVPAFTAQLVAKKSGLAERSHGLH, via the coding sequence ATGGCTCGTCAGATCATCATCGAACGGCTTGAATTTCAAGGATGTTGTGGAGTAACGGCAGAAGAACGCCATCGGCCGCAACCACTGGCTATCGATTTGGAGCTTGAGTGTGAGGTGGAACCAGGTCATGTGCCGGACAATGTTCAGGATGTCGTCGATTATGCTCAAGTTATTGAACGGATCGTTGAGTTGGGTACGACTCAAGTATGTATACTCCTCGAAACCCTCGGCGAGCACATTCTCACGATGCTGTTCACCGAATTTCCTGTTGATCGGGTGAAGCTCTGGCTCCGGAAACTCGCCCCGCCGCTTCTCTATAGCACCGGATCCGTAGGAGTGCAGATGGACCGAACCCGCATGGCTCACCCCCTGCATCTCCCCGATGCAACAGCCGCTCGCTTCCTCACCCAACAACTGCACTGGTTGCCAAAGGGCCGGGCACTTGATGTCGCGGCAGGCTCCGGCCGCAATGCCTTGTATTTGGCTTCACATGGTTTCCAAGTCGATGCGCTCGACCGCGATGAGCAGCGATTGGCCAATCTTGCTGCAATGGCGAAACAACAGAATTTGCCGGGCTTGAGCGTGCAGACCGTCGATCTGGAGCGATCCACCGACGACCGACCGGAATTCCCCAAGAGCACCTATGACGTCATCTTGGTGTTCTTCTACCTTCACCGGCCACTCTTTCCGTGGCTGATAGAGGCATTGAAGCCGAATGGCGTCCTGATCTACGAAACGTTTTCCATTGAGAATTATTTCCGGCATCATCATCCCCGGCGGTGGGAGTTCTGCCTAGCGCAGAACGAACTCCTCCGTCTCACGTCGGATCTTCGGGTCCTCTCCTACGATGAGGGCGAGCACAACGGTGATCACGGTCTGGTTCCTGCCTTCACGGCGCAGCTCGTCGCGAAAAAATCCGGACTTGCAGAGCGGTCTCATGGGCTGCATTGA
- a CDS encoding serine/threonine-protein kinase, whose product MSTRWNWIGPYSFAILAALVAGPLLSSLSLVQALSINSLQLSGPNVVRLVADGVALILLWLMAAAAFREIPDNGRGLGFFRSLILPITALLTVIFTNKAMKTVGLPFVEQIGSTRYAWGYAISLLVAGCWFTLAWMLHLQALRAVWSSPVHSRTVIRTDQELADLEETVTTRTEPTSKPVPLATNGQTPAMLGRYKVLKELGRGAMGVVYLGKDPKIQRFVAIKTMKLDEIDDDQKLRDFKARFFREAESTGRMSHPNIVTIYDAGEEQNLAFIAMELLEGIPLKQYARKPNLLPPRDVVSILATVADALDYAHQQGVVHRDIKPANIMITKDQTVKVMDFGIAKMASSNKTQTDIVLGTPTYMSPEQIAGKKVDGRSDIFSLGIVLFELLAGQPPFTADNLSALLFTITHNPHPAIHSFRNDLSPIVQEILDRALQKELPQRYRRAGELAQDLRACLQSLAA is encoded by the coding sequence ATGTCGACACGCTGGAACTGGATCGGTCCGTATAGTTTTGCCATCTTAGCGGCGCTCGTCGCCGGCCCCCTGCTCAGTAGTCTCTCCCTTGTTCAGGCGCTGTCGATCAACTCTCTTCAACTAAGCGGTCCCAACGTTGTCCGGTTAGTCGCCGATGGCGTCGCTCTCATACTCCTTTGGCTGATGGCTGCCGCCGCCTTCCGGGAAATTCCCGATAACGGCCGCGGGTTGGGTTTTTTCCGCAGCCTCATTCTCCCGATCACAGCTCTTCTGACAGTAATCTTTACGAACAAGGCAATGAAGACCGTCGGGCTCCCCTTTGTGGAACAGATCGGCAGCACTCGGTATGCATGGGGTTATGCGATCAGTCTCTTGGTTGCCGGCTGCTGGTTTACGTTGGCCTGGATGCTTCATCTCCAGGCTCTGCGGGCAGTCTGGTCCTCCCCGGTTCATTCTCGTACGGTCATCCGAACCGACCAAGAATTGGCTGACTTAGAAGAGACGGTGACGACACGAACCGAACCGACGAGTAAACCGGTACCGTTGGCCACCAATGGTCAGACTCCGGCAATGCTCGGACGGTACAAAGTCTTGAAGGAACTCGGGCGCGGCGCAATGGGGGTGGTGTATCTGGGAAAAGATCCAAAAATCCAACGATTTGTCGCCATTAAAACCATGAAGCTCGACGAAATCGATGACGATCAGAAACTGCGGGATTTCAAAGCCCGATTTTTCCGTGAAGCTGAATCGACCGGACGCATGTCTCACCCCAACATCGTCACGATCTATGACGCCGGGGAAGAACAGAACCTCGCCTTCATTGCGATGGAACTGCTCGAGGGAATCCCTCTGAAACAATATGCCCGGAAACCAAACCTGCTCCCCCCGAGGGACGTCGTCTCGATACTCGCAACCGTCGCTGATGCCCTTGATTATGCTCATCAGCAAGGTGTTGTCCATCGAGACATCAAGCCGGCCAACATCATGATCACAAAAGACCAAACCGTGAAGGTGATGGATTTCGGCATTGCCAAGATGGCCTCGAGTAACAAGACCCAAACTGACATCGTGCTCGGAACACCGACCTACATGTCGCCGGAGCAGATCGCCGGGAAGAAGGTCGACGGACGGTCCGACATCTTCTCGCTGGGAATCGTCCTGTTCGAGCTTCTCGCAGGACAGCCGCCGTTCACGGCGGACAATTTATCAGCCCTGCTCTTCACCATTACCCACAATCCCCATCCCGCCATTCATTCGTTTCGGAATGATCTCTCCCCCATAGTGCAGGAGATCCTCGATCGAGCACTACAGAAAGAATTGCCGCAACGATACCGCAGGGCCGGAGAGTTGGCCCAAGATCTCCGCGCGTGCCTTCAGAGCCTGGCTGCTTGA
- the moaA gene encoding GTP 3',8-cyclase MoaA, translating into MSNQSAVDPSFLPATDMFGRPLKSLRLSVTDRCNLRCQYCMPEEEYVWLPREDVLTFEEMATLTDYFTDVGVDRVRLTGGEPLLRRDLPRLVRLLMQNRKIMDIALTTNGILLADQAQDLYDAGLHRITVSLDTLRPERFRQLTRRDEYARVLEGIESVGRVGFTGLKLDTVAIHGFNDDELVQLIEFAKHYRAEIRFIEYMDVGGANDWSLDKVLSRAAMLQILGKHYGHIEPLPERGSAPAQRFQLPDGTVFGIIPSTTTPFCSTCDRSRVTADGMWYLCLYATVGTDLRKPLRAGVSPEDMRAIIRAGWEGRRDRGAEARKALEPVGLRDGGLIGIDRLREDPHLEMHARGG; encoded by the coding sequence ATGAGTAACCAATCAGCGGTCGATCCTTCCTTCCTCCCCGCTACTGATATGTTCGGCCGGCCGCTCAAGAGTCTACGCCTCTCCGTGACGGACCGATGCAATCTGCGCTGTCAGTACTGTATGCCGGAGGAGGAGTATGTCTGGCTGCCGCGGGAAGATGTACTCACGTTTGAGGAGATGGCCACGTTAACGGACTATTTTACGGATGTGGGCGTGGATCGGGTTCGCTTGACGGGCGGGGAACCGCTGCTCCGGCGCGACCTCCCACGATTGGTTCGGCTCCTGATGCAAAACCGGAAGATTATGGACATTGCGTTGACCACAAACGGAATCCTTCTTGCCGATCAAGCCCAGGACTTGTATGACGCAGGATTGCATCGTATCACCGTGAGTTTGGACACGTTGCGCCCTGAGAGATTTCGTCAGCTGACGCGTCGCGATGAATATGCCCGCGTATTGGAGGGCATCGAGTCGGTTGGTCGCGTTGGGTTTACGGGATTGAAGCTCGATACCGTTGCCATTCACGGGTTCAATGACGACGAACTCGTTCAACTCATCGAATTCGCCAAGCATTATCGGGCAGAAATACGGTTTATCGAGTATATGGATGTCGGTGGGGCCAATGACTGGTCGCTCGATAAGGTCTTATCGCGCGCTGCGATGCTGCAGATTCTCGGCAAGCATTACGGCCACATCGAACCTCTGCCGGAACGTGGCTCCGCTCCGGCTCAACGGTTTCAACTCCCCGACGGAACCGTATTCGGCATCATTCCGTCAACAACGACCCCGTTCTGTTCGACATGCGACCGAAGCCGCGTGACGGCAGACGGGATGTGGTATCTCTGCCTCTATGCTACGGTCGGCACTGATCTCAGAAAACCGTTACGGGCCGGGGTCTCGCCTGAGGACATGCGGGCGATCATCAGGGCGGGATGGGAAGGTCGCCGCGATCGAGGCGCCGAAGCACGCAAGGCCCTGGAACCGGTTGGGCTACGGGATGGTGGCTTGATCGGGATCGATCGGCTTCGCGAAGATCCGCACCTCGAAATGCACGCACGAGGGGGGTGA
- a CDS encoding Stp1/IreP family PP2C-type Ser/Thr phosphatase — MPIEILHCARTDIGLKRHRNEDRFCANHDLGLYVVCDGMGGENAGDIASSLAVGTIQTYMADTVRRSDLPFVGPYDATVSSMTNRLASAIRLANQTIHQESWTHSNCVGMGTTVVAAHLSGEMLSIAHVGDSRLYLARGNTLHALTTDHSWVADQVLNGVLTEEEAEQSSRKNIVTRALGVESAVEVELGEMAVMPGDVLLLCSDGLTRGVRTPEILQALRDECNVEWKADRLIMMANRAGGDDNTTVLVVTVQQADQPGLWEQFRTRFL, encoded by the coding sequence ATGCCGATCGAGATCCTCCACTGCGCGAGAACCGACATCGGGCTTAAGCGCCATCGCAACGAAGATCGCTTCTGCGCGAATCATGACCTCGGGCTGTACGTCGTCTGTGACGGAATGGGTGGGGAAAATGCCGGAGACATCGCCAGTTCCCTGGCCGTCGGCACCATTCAAACATACATGGCAGACACTGTGCGTCGATCCGACCTGCCGTTCGTCGGTCCGTACGACGCCACCGTCTCTTCAATGACAAACCGGCTCGCCAGCGCCATCAGGCTGGCGAACCAGACGATTCATCAAGAGTCCTGGACGCATTCGAACTGTGTCGGCATGGGCACCACGGTTGTGGCGGCACATCTTTCCGGCGAGATGCTCTCCATCGCCCACGTCGGGGACAGCCGGCTCTACCTCGCCCGCGGAAACACCCTTCATGCGTTGACGACGGATCATTCGTGGGTCGCTGACCAAGTCCTGAACGGCGTTCTGACGGAAGAAGAGGCAGAGCAGTCATCACGGAAGAACATCGTCACGCGCGCGCTCGGAGTCGAGAGTGCCGTAGAGGTAGAGCTCGGCGAAATGGCGGTCATGCCGGGCGATGTGCTCTTGCTCTGTTCGGACGGACTGACGCGAGGGGTCCGAACTCCAGAGATACTTCAGGCACTCCGTGACGAATGCAACGTGGAATGGAAAGCCGATCGATTGATCATGATGGCGAATCGCGCCGGAGGGGATGACAACACCACTGTTCTTGTCGTCACGGTCCAACAAGCCGACCAGCCCGGGCTGTGGGAACAATTTCGCACACGATTCTTGTAA
- a CDS encoding cysteine rich repeat-containing protein, whose amino-acid sequence MTQQASSGRVYLWLVTALSLGLVWGTIVSSFPSQQELTASDPPRTAAASAPPSATVPTLDLTIRTSPPLPSQDQSAVQPESAPVPRSHTDSSTEMVMDPRSQQITKLKCEAEVEQFCPGSSDGPARRQCIEQHMQQLALPCQQLIRERFVKWREERTRMITACQEDVRRYCASITPGSGNVVQCLQEHAQDISDRCYQTLPKGTVYFKH is encoded by the coding sequence ATGACTCAGCAGGCGTCGTCCGGCAGAGTGTATTTATGGTTGGTTACGGCTCTCAGTCTTGGGCTCGTCTGGGGTACGATCGTCTCAAGCTTCCCTTCCCAGCAGGAACTTACTGCAAGTGATCCTCCTCGTACCGCGGCAGCGTCGGCGCCTCCGTCTGCAACCGTACCGACTCTCGATCTCACCATTCGGACGTCACCGCCTCTGCCTTCGCAGGACCAGTCGGCCGTCCAACCGGAGAGTGCACCGGTACCACGTTCCCATACGGACAGTTCCACAGAAATGGTCATGGATCCTCGATCTCAGCAAATTACGAAACTCAAGTGTGAGGCTGAAGTCGAACAGTTCTGTCCTGGTTCGTCAGATGGTCCCGCGCGTCGTCAATGCATTGAGCAGCACATGCAGCAACTCGCTCTTCCATGCCAGCAGCTGATACGAGAACGATTCGTCAAGTGGAGAGAAGAGCGGACGAGGATGATCACAGCCTGTCAGGAGGATGTAAGGCGATACTGCGCGTCGATCACACCGGGGTCAGGCAACGTTGTCCAGTGCCTCCAAGAACATGCGCAGGATATATCGGATCGGTGCTATCAGACTCTGCCTAAGGGCACGGTGTACTTCAAACACTAA
- a CDS encoding adenosylcobalamin-dependent ribonucleoside-diphosphate reductase produces the protein MPRSGTSGKGRPPKTPSLRFSANALTVLRRRYLAKSLSGKIIETPAQLLWRTASDVALAERLYPADTRLPDAARQFYELMARLEFLPNSPTLMNAGRRLQQLSACFVLPVEDSLDSIFEAVKFQALIHQSGGGTGFSFSHLRPKDDRVASTSGVASGPVSFIRIFNMATDVIKQGGTRRGANMGVLRVDHPDILEFIGVKQNLSEMTNFNLSVGITDAFMQAVERNRTYALINPHDGSTVRSVSARMVFNRLVEAAWATGEPGMIFLDTVNRANPTPQLGTIESTNPCGEQPLLAHESCTLGSINVAKFISPSKTHPAVDYERLGDAVALAVRFLDNVIDRNHYPLPQIAAATRRTRKIGLGIMGFADLLIALNIRYDTPEALAVAESLMKFVQARAHKASTYLAAARGTFPAYRASRLSATGQHRRNATVTTIAPTGTISIIADCSPGIEPLYGVRVVRTVMEDVRLTGLHPMFVHRARALGLDLAKLERDVAAHESIQHLTQIPAELRRLFVTAHDVAPDQHVRMQAVFQRYSDSGVSKTINLPATSTRKDVAAAFRLAYQLGCKGLTVFRSGSREKQVLSCTQIQAC, from the coding sequence ATGCCTCGATCAGGCACGTCCGGCAAGGGCCGCCCGCCGAAGACTCCTTCTCTCCGGTTCTCCGCCAATGCGTTAACCGTCCTCCGTCGGCGTTACTTGGCCAAATCTCTGAGCGGGAAAATCATAGAAACGCCGGCGCAGTTGCTGTGGCGAACCGCGTCGGACGTTGCGTTGGCCGAACGACTGTATCCGGCCGATACCCGCCTGCCCGATGCAGCCAGGCAATTCTACGAATTAATGGCCCGACTCGAATTTCTTCCCAATTCGCCGACTCTCATGAACGCCGGGCGGCGGCTGCAACAACTCTCGGCGTGCTTTGTCCTTCCGGTCGAAGACTCTTTGGACTCCATTTTTGAAGCCGTCAAATTCCAGGCCTTGATTCATCAATCGGGCGGCGGGACCGGCTTCTCCTTCAGTCACCTCCGCCCGAAAGACGATCGCGTCGCTTCAACCAGCGGAGTTGCTTCAGGCCCGGTCTCCTTCATACGGATCTTTAACATGGCCACAGACGTCATCAAGCAAGGCGGCACGAGACGCGGAGCCAATATGGGCGTGCTGCGGGTGGACCACCCGGATATTTTGGAGTTCATCGGGGTCAAACAGAATTTGAGCGAGATGACGAATTTCAACTTGTCCGTTGGGATTACCGATGCGTTTATGCAGGCTGTCGAGCGCAACCGGACATATGCCCTGATCAATCCCCATGACGGCTCAACGGTTCGAAGCGTCTCTGCTCGAATGGTCTTTAACCGTCTCGTCGAAGCGGCCTGGGCAACCGGCGAGCCGGGCATGATTTTCCTCGACACGGTCAACCGCGCCAATCCGACGCCCCAACTCGGCACGATCGAATCGACCAACCCTTGCGGCGAGCAGCCGTTGTTGGCCCACGAGTCCTGTACGCTCGGATCGATCAATGTCGCCAAGTTCATCTCTCCCTCGAAAACCCATCCAGCAGTGGATTATGAACGGCTGGGCGACGCGGTTGCTCTCGCCGTTCGTTTCCTGGACAATGTCATCGACCGAAACCACTACCCTCTTCCCCAGATCGCTGCCGCAACAAGGCGGACAAGGAAAATCGGACTCGGCATCATGGGATTCGCCGATCTTCTGATCGCCCTGAACATTCGGTACGATACCCCGGAAGCTCTGGCGGTCGCGGAGTCGTTGATGAAGTTTGTGCAAGCCCGGGCACACAAGGCGTCGACCTATCTCGCGGCCGCGCGCGGGACCTTTCCAGCCTATCGAGCCAGCCGACTCAGCGCCACGGGCCAGCACCGTCGCAACGCCACCGTCACGACGATCGCTCCCACCGGCACCATTAGCATCATTGCCGATTGCTCGCCTGGCATTGAGCCGCTCTATGGGGTGCGAGTCGTCCGCACGGTCATGGAGGACGTGCGCCTGACCGGCTTACATCCGATGTTTGTTCATCGCGCGCGTGCTCTTGGCCTCGATCTTGCGAAACTTGAACGAGACGTGGCGGCTCACGAATCCATCCAACATCTCACGCAGATTCCTGCGGAGCTTCGCCGACTGTTCGTCACTGCACATGATGTGGCTCCCGATCAACATGTCCGTATGCAGGCCGTGTTTCAACGATACAGTGACAGCGGCGTATCGAAAACCATCAACTTGCCGGCGACCTCCACGCGCAAAGATGTTGCGGCAGCCTTTCGCTTGGCCTATCAACTGGGATGCAAAGGGTTGACCGTGTTCCGTTCAGGGAGCCGAGAAAAGCAGGTCCTCTCTTGCACTCAGATTCAAGCCTGTTGA